GCATGTAGCCATGATCACGACATTTAATCCCCCCTCTCcgtcttttcttcttttattcctTCCTCTTCCTTTAGGTCTCATGGCCAAGACCACCTGGACCATGGCTATCTGGCCATGTCAAACAATGCAGGCCACGCCCACACGTACTCCGGCCCTCCCCCCAGCATGGCGGCCCTCTCGGCTCATGCCCACATGGAGCAGGAATACCGGACGGGGTCTATGGTGTACCGCTCAGGCACACTGGGTCGTCCACATCAGGCCCCACCCCCTCCGCCACCCACAGAACGTATGAATGGCTCCATGCCGCTCCCACCAATGGACTACAGGTTTGCTTAATCATATTCACAAAGACACAAAGAGTGTTATATAAATGGCTCCACCTTGTGGTAATGTGTTAAAAAAGATTCCTGCTCCTTATTTTcttcctggttttttttttctttttttcagcagtATGGATTACATGAACTCAAGTCCACCCCCACCACCCCCAGCACCTCTCATTCCATCATCCCCAGCTGCCTTCGCTATGCCCCCTCTGGGTCTATCTCCAGGCCCAGCCACCATAGGCACAGGTTACATCTTATCCTCTTCACCTGCCTCTGGATCACTGGCTGCTCCTCCTCCACCAGggccacctcctcctccacctaaCGGTACCCAGCTAATCACACCCAAACGGCCACCAGCGCCACCTGAAGCCCTGCCCACGACCGACGCCCGCAGTGACCTGCTAGCAGCCATACGCATGGGTACGAGGTTTTCATTCTCTAGAAACCTATTCggagtactttttttttttatcttcatcaATTATTGCATatgttttcattcctttttgCTCCCATCAAAAGTCAAATAAGTAGCTGAATCTAATATAAGGATATTGGACTCCAGAATAGAAATTTCTTTACTAACAACTCATGAGGGatttaaaaattaagtaaaattaaaaatgtgaatataaatCTCAAATTTCCTGCTTTCCCCTGTTTTTTAGTAACACCATTACAGTTGATAATgacattcgtgtgtgtgtgtttccactcACAGGTATCCAGCTGAAGAAGGTGCAGgagcagcaggagcagcaggCAAAGCGGGAGCCGGTGGGGAATGACGTGGCCACCATTCTGTCCCGCCGCATAGCGGTGGAATACAGCGACTCCGAGGATGACTCTGAGTTAGAGGATAATGACTGGTCTGACTAGAAACACACTCTCCTTCGACCGCCGTAACACTGCAGTATCTACAGTACAGAGATGTGCAGAAGTCAAAAGTCTGGACCTGATCGAATGTGCTCATCTGCTGAAAAGGCTTCATTTTGAAGTACAAATTaatcattgattttatttttccgGAAGCTAGGATTCTATCCATCTGAAAAGGAAGTATATTTAGAATGAAAACGTGAAGACTTGAGTGCTCAAGGAAGGCTGGATGTCTCTTGTGCCTTCGTATTGATAGCGATTTGTATAATAATGCAGggtaatatttacatttatggcattttatcAGGCACCCTTTTCCAGAGGCTCTTACAATTACCGTATTTTACATCCGAAacagctaagggccttgctcaagggcccagaactGACAGCTTGGTTAGGATTTGAACTGACAACCTTTCGATCAGAAGTCGAGTGTACTGATCACAGAATTAACATTATTAGATTTATAGTCAGGGTTAAcgaataaacaaatacatttctgcataattataataaatcgACCCACATGACATCAAGTATTTTAGCCAAACTCCCTCGTTTAATTCTCATTCGTCTAAAATTAGCTGAATGATAAGATAAATTAGCTGGAGCAGCGATTAAGGGGTCCAAGCACGATGCAGGGGACTGGCGATGACGAATCGAAATGATCACGAAGTAATTCACTGGCACATGTTTCCACTTGGTGAGAGCATGAATTCGAGTTTCCTAAATCATCCTCCagatgattaattaattaatctctGAAAAGTCAATGGAGACGATTCTGGTCGTTGCGGTCAGTTTGCATGGAATTAGCgatttctgtatgtatgtaagagATGGGATGTACTATGATGTACTCATTTGAATATACAAGGTTCCTACGCATTTAGGAAAAAGCCCATCCTCCTCCGCCTACCGCCCACCCTCCTCCGCCCAACGCCCACCCTACTCCTTTCGCAGCCGGGTTTGTGAGCTTCCATGGCAGAGTGCTTTATACCTATCTCTACAACTGAACACCTATAGGgggggttgagggccttgctcaaaggcccaaaagtggcagcctGGTATGGCCAGGACTTAAAGCCACAGAACCCAAGGGATCAAAAGCCCAGTAACTTAACCACTAGGCTACCATTTTCTTAACGCATGATATATTTGGATCTTACAAATCATTATGTTAAATATGATCTAAAAATCTTTAGGGAAATCTGCATATTTAAGTCTGGAAAagttttttgtaattaaataataaaaatgtgtaggaGCCCTGAATATAGAGTAAATGTGTTTACTGTTCCTCAAGTGTATTTACACTCGAGACGACAACAGGATTTTAACAAACAGTTTAGACAGGATGTTACCCAGGGTCATTTCTGGATGTTAATATCTCAAAACAGTGGAATAATGTTGAATggtttggacttttttttacacGTAATAACGGCCATAATGTAAAACACTGCAATCATTGGAATAATATTGGTTTAATGATTCTGTGAAAAAATGCATGTACAGTTTACACAAATGCCCGGTGCTTGTTTGGTATGTTTGGTATGTCGGCTCatttggtgcttggacccctaataAAAAATGGCGCATCTGAACTTCCGACCGGCTCCGTACGATCAAACCCATGCTATGATGCTCAACCAGCTGTTTATTTAGCTATTAGatgtatttaacttttttttttcttcttaatcgAAAAGCGTCAGgtttttttatcaatataacAAACTGACAAAGTTGCCAAATCTTTCAAAAGGCAAGATGGTAAACAGAAAACCACACAGACGTGCATGGAGACAAATCTGGAGGTCACATGACCTGGACATGGCAGCGATGGTCATGACGAAATGAAATTGTCCCGTCGAGCGCTCATCATGGAAACCGTTTCTCGGGGGGAACCGGCATCTCTATGGAAACAGTACAGCTGGGATGGAGGTCTCCATGGCAACCATGGAGCCTAGGTGGCGACTGGATGAAATAAAGCAGGCGCAGGAGTCGGGTTGTTTTTAATGCACAGCACAttcttttaatacaaaaattaacaaggtttttttctttttttctttttttttaaactaaccaAAGCAATAAAAAGAGCACTAACACCTTGGAAAAATATACACCACATTCACGTAATGTCTTACAACATCTCAGTTAAATAGTGCATTtcattgatcttttttttatatatatcataataataatcattttgcagatacgtattttttgtttttgtgccatttctcaaaaaaataaagtgcatttCACAGTTAAGACTACGCATACGTCTACACAAGATGCTGTTCCTATTTCACCCCccccctttttcttttcccccctaATCACGTCATTCACGACACACGCGGTGATGCGATATCGGTCCCCAGAGGGACGTTTTACTCAGAAAACCCTCAAAGAAATTGAGGCAAGCGTCATCAGAGTAGTCCTTCAGCTTCAAGCTTTTTTGCTGAAACAGACTCGGAGTATCAGTCCCTCGGATTACCTCTGCACCGACACTACGCTAGAGTATGTCGCGGCGTCGAAGCGAGATCCTCATCGTCTCGTTTGTCTTTGCGTATACGGATCACTGCGCATTGATTGCTTTACCCACTCCAACCAGACGCAGATTAGCTCTCACGAGAAAAGCTAAAAGAGGTTACATCGGGTGAATTTGGACGAGGCCCAAGGTTAATTGTTGGCTCAGAGCACCATTACTAATGTCACAATGCCTCTCCGATGTCTCATGCCTTATTTACAGGATCAGCTCGATAAGACAGGGTGCCTTTTCGAGTCGACGATGATAACGAAATCCTTTTTTCGATACATTCAGAAAAGGCTGGAAAAGCAGAAAATAGAAAATCAATAGTAAAATAAATCGACTCTTCGAATGCGTGCTCTTTTCCAACACGCGGTTTTTGCGATCCTCATCATGTGCGGTGAAATATTCGAGAGCGTCCTCGTTGTCTCGTTTATACTCCAACGAATAAAGAGGTCGTTCAGGTCAAAGGTCAGGTCGGGAGGGCCGAGGTTTCGGGAGGCGACGTCTCTGAATGACAGGAAGACTGACTTTTTTAGCGTTTTTTAGCCCTGTACGGATCTTCAGTAGACGCTGGCCGCTTCACCCTCGCCTCTGTCTGCTCCATATGCCTTCAGGGCTTTTGAAAGGCTTTTCAGCtgaaaacacacgcacacaaaagacatgcatgcacacacatacacgccgCCATGCAACACACGTGATCGTACACAGACAGGATGTACGCTACAGCTCGGAGATTCACAACAGCAGGTGCAAATTGTACGATCGAGTCACGTGGAGGGGAAAGAACCCGAGTGGGTTCCTAGGCAGTTAGACTGGTGTCGGACAGATCGGCGTTTCCGCTTCACTGATAacgttttggggtttttttgtacagtaaaaGACCCTTGCAGCGTTTTTGCTTGGTTTCCACTCGGAGACACGTGGAGCGAAAGCGCATGTGTCGTATTATCGCATGGTGGTGTCATTTATATCGGATTTGCTGGGATAAAGCTGTTATTGCTGCAGGAATATTGCTATCGATTTGGCGAGAAGGGGTTATTGCTTGCTCATGGGGTCTGATCTTAGCGCCGAGACGGATTTTCAGAGCAGGAGATTCAGAAAGCAAGGTGAGATTGTGAAGATTCCAAGATGAAAGTTTTTGCACAAGAGCTACAGGGCAAAACGTATACACACCGATTAGCATGACGCAGCCATGGTTTATACACGTTTGAAAACTCATTCTGATGGTTCCTAGAATCCTGATGAACTTGGAAGGTCACAAGCTCTGAATAAGGACATCTAccgaatgccataaatgtaaatgttttagacTACCTAATAATTCCTGGCTGAATTCTGTACATTTACCTCACAcacttattcagagcaacttacatttatatcatcTATTCAACTGGGCAGCTGTAGGATTAAGtgacttgctcaggggcccagaaatgGCAGCTTGGGTTGAGTTAACTACTAAGCTACAACCTCATCCCTCAGGATACATTCAacatcaggcataactttatgaccacctgcctaatattgtgttggtcccccttatgctgctaaaacagttctgacccatcgagtattaacagcatgaacacCTTCAgtagtttgagctacaggagctcatctggtggatcggaccacacggaccacccttcgctccccacgagcatcaatgagcctcggccacccacgaccctgtcgccggttcactacttccttccttggaccatattgataatcagtgttattcactcccCACTCGTAATGCTATGATgccaaaatgttatgcctgtttggTGCATGCAGCTGTCTGGGAAGTTTGGTCTCATCCTATGCCGTCTTCCTATTGGTGGAGTTTAGAGGGGTCTTATAACATCTCTCGGCTTCAAATATTgtgtcaaataaaatgaattaaacaggAAGAATCCATTCTTAGAAAAGTGGGGGCTTTGTGAATGCATGGCCTGATAGCTCGAGTGCAAAACAGGCTCTGATTTAGATTTGTGTAAATTTCCCCCTTCACTATTTCTCAGCACCCCCGACAAACTGtctgacaaacacacatctgacCGTCGAAATCAACGATGAAGACCAGCGGTGCACAGTAATGAACTGACCTGGTGTTCGGATTTCGTCTCTAATGCCACATGTGTGTTTGCTCTCATTATCTTCCTTATGCTTTCCAGGGAATTTACAAGCATGTGATTTGGGGGATTTGGTTAATTCTGTATTTTGAAAGTTAACCCTTGAAAACCGGCCTATTTCGAGCGTGTCTTTCAGTTAAACCGCTTCAAATGTTTGTCGATGAATGTAGATGAATTCGTTGTTCTTATCGGTTGTTATTTGGACCGGAGCTCAGCTGGAAGTAAAGCACGAAGTGCAAAATACAAATTCGACGCGACACCACTGAACGGGAACGTGTACATTCATTCAAAACAAATCCCCGGTTCATTCATACAATACGTCTGCATAATGAGCAGAGGGAGAACCACTGACACCATCCTGTGgccagaaataaaaagaaaggccAGGTTTTGTTTCGGGGGATTGTTGTTAGCTCTTCATGGTCTGATTTGTGTACATTCGGGCACATTTGTGTCTTTAAggtgaaaataaaatgcaaaataaatcgATCCACGCAAACATAGCGGAAGGATCGAGCGAGACGTTCGCTGCATTTCTCTCTGTCGGATGACACGAGGCGCGGATCATTGGACGCCACGGCTATTTTTAGTTCTCCGTGGCTGCTTGGTTTTCAGCACACGTGCAGAATGCAGCAAAGGAGAACGAGGCCCCTCGTCTCAGCCTCCTCCTTCACTGAGGGATGCCGTTGAGGCGTTTGAAAGGAGCACGCAGTGTTTTTAACAGCAAGTTCATCTACATTTCATGTGCGGATGCTTggcggaggaaaaaaaatgtatgtaggCTTTGGTGGCAGTTTAGTGGCACCAGGGTGAGGGGTGGAGAAAAGGCCATGTGGCAGTGGTCAAAGTTACATCACAATAAGGGGAAGACGTAAAAGAAGGGCCACACGTATATGTCCCCTTGTCTCACACCTGCATGCAATAGAGGACGCTAGACGTCGCTGGGCGTCCGTGCTCGCTGCGCCACACTGGCCGGGACGCAGCCGCAGCACACCATCCAAAGCGCCTTCTGGATCTCTTGGTTGCGGAAGGCGTAGATGACCGGGTTAATGATGGAGTTATAGGTGGCAGGAACCAGTGTGGCGTAGGTGTACAGCGGAGGGTAGGTGTAGTCAGCGATTAGCGAGTAGACGGTGAAAGGCATCCAGCAGGCAGCGAATGTTCCCAGGATGATGGCGAGCGTGGAGACGCCCTTGCGTGTCGTGACGTAGTGCGGCGTGGCTGCCAGGAAGTGGTGCTGCACGGCGATCTGGTGCGCGTGCCGCATGACGATTTTGCAGATTTGCACGTAGAGCTGCAGCATGAGTCCGAAGAGCAGCAGGAAGGACACGGACAGGACTGCGACGTTGTTCTTAGTGAGCGGCCGCACCACGCTGCACGCGTCCTCCTGACTCAGGCAGTTTACCCCTGTGACGGGCAGCAGACCAAGGCACAGGGACGCGCCCCACAGCAGCACCAGCATGGTGTAGGTGAAGGCAGCTGTGCGCTCCGAGTTGTACGTGAGCGCGTAATACAGCGACAGGTAGCGATCGATGGTGATGGCCAGCAAACTGAAGACAGAGGCAGAGAATGAGGCCACCACCAGGCCGATCGTCAGCAGCTGGGCGGAGTCCGAATGCAGCAGGTAGGCGAAGGCGAAGTGAAGCACCAGACCCACGCCGGCTAGCAGGTCAGCCAGCGCGAGGCTACCGATCAGCAGGAACATGGGAGCGCGCAGGGCCTGGTTCTGCCATATCACCAGAACCACCAGGGTGTTCTCACAGGCTATCAGCGTGCCTGACGTGCACAGCACTATATCCCACGGGTTCACCAGCAGCTCGGCAGAAGACTTTGGCGGTAAAACAGCAGCTGGAGGAGGCGTTTCAGCCGTCAGGTTCTCGATGCTCCCACCACCACTGCTGACCCAGCTGGGGTCAGGGGTCAGCCAGCTCGGGGTGACTGACACCTGCTCGCTCATCGTGCCTCCCGTCTGaaagacaaaacatttataactTTTAGGTTTCAGTGTTAATCTGATTAGTGTGCATATGATGAtgagcatgatgatgatgatgattacgatgatgatgatttcaTATTTAGCCTGTGTAATGAAAGATACACTGATCACTTGTTTTTCATCATTTGCTTTCCAAGAACTGTGAAATATTGATTCTGCTCAGAGATGAAGGGTTCTGGGTTCCTTTTCAGAGCCCTGCTTTAGAATCCTTCAGCATTATTAAACTGTTCTTTAAAGGAATATGAATGTTATGCAATTAGAATCTcgtatcattatcatcattattattataatcatcagCAACCGGCTGATTATTGTTTCTGAAACCATTTGGATTATTGCTAATGTTGTACTAATCACACTTTTCTCTCTGGCTCTTGCCATCAGTTAATTATATGAATTTTATCACAATTATGACATTAGAACCgactttttaaatttgtttgtgaTATTGAACTTTGCCGCATAGCCGAGTTTTCTTCCCATGCAAGATTATAGCAGTCTAATCTCTGATCCAATctgactaaataaaaaaaaaaattaattagtatattagtatatatatatatatatatatatatatatatatatatatatatatatatatatatacatacatacagtacagaccaaaagtttggacacaccttctcattcaaagagttttctttattttcatgactatgaaaattgtagattcacactgaaggcatcaaaactatgaattaacacgtgtggaattatatatggaattatatatataacaaaaaagtgtgaaacaactgaaaaatgtcatattctaggttcttcaaagtagccaccttttgctttgattactgctttgcacactcttggcattctcttgatgagcttcaagaggtagtcacctgaaatggtcttctaacagtcttgaaggagtttcccgagagatgcttggcacttgttggcccttttgccttcactctgcggtccagctcacccctaaaccatctcgattgggttcaggtccggtgactgtggaggccaggtcatctggcgcagcaccccatcactctccttcttggtcaaatagcccttgatgccttcagtgtgaatctacaattttcatagtcatgaaaataaagaaaactctttgaatgagaaggtgtgtccaaacttttggtctgtactatatatatccagcatgacaatgcctctgtgcacaaagccagctccatgaagatctgctgtacatggtttggaagatctcctgctgtaaagctccaaccctattgaacacctttcaacaatggaacatcttcccagaagagtggtggttatACTAACTAATGGacactgaatgtggaatgggagggTAAGAAATGTTCACATAGCGatctgctcaggtgtccacaaacttttgttcttaTACTGTAGCATTAAAGTCTGGAGATGTATAGGTTTAAAAGGTGTTTTTTGGCACATATATTTAATTGAAAAGATGATTTCTTAGTAAGTACATGATCAGTTCATCATCAATGATCGTACGTGTGACCACTTTTTGAAGCTCAGCCTCACAATGGAGACAATAAATGCCAGTATCGGGCACTAATACTATCATACCACCTGCACAATTCTTGACTGTCATTTTAACAGAAAACTGTTGGTAATTAATGGATATCAACAGGTAACATATGCTCATTGGCGAAGGAAaaaagtaaatggaaaatgGAAGGAGGAAAACATACTGGCAAATAAGAATGCCACATGTGCTTGTATACATTGGGGTCACATTGTGACCTGGGATgtgaaattataaaatgaattatgaatatctatttatatatagaaatatatagagACGCATTTGCTATATTTCGCTAACGTTGTTGTATAAATTGATCTGGTTTTATGGTGTAGGTTAAGGACAAGTCATGATGCTGATGGAGTGTagctataaataataaaaaaaaaaaaaaaaaaaaaaaaaaaaaacggattcAGTAAAGATGGCAGAGCATCTCTTAAGGCCAGCATCAGTGAGTGTCAGTGTTGTAGGAGCCTGTAAGCTCTCAAAGCGCTAATT
This sequence is a window from Silurus meridionalis isolate SWU-2019-XX chromosome 21, ASM1480568v1, whole genome shotgun sequence. Protein-coding genes within it:
- the gpr12 gene encoding G-protein coupled receptor 12, with translation MSEQVSVTPSWLTPDPSWVSSGGGSIENLTAETPPPAAVLPPKSSAELLVNPWDIVLCTSGTLIACENTLVVLVIWQNQALRAPMFLLIGSLALADLLAGVGLVLHFAFAYLLHSDSAQLLTIGLVVASFSASVFSLLAITIDRYLSLYYALTYNSERTAAFTYTMLVLLWGASLCLGLLPVTGVNCLSQEDACSVVRPLTKNNVAVLSVSFLLLFGLMLQLYVQICKIVMRHAHQIAVQHHFLAATPHYVTTRKGVSTLAIILGTFAACWMPFTVYSLIADYTYPPLYTYATLVPATYNSIINPVIYAFRNQEIQKALWMVCCGCVPASVAQRARTPSDV